The stretch of DNA ATTGGGAACACCGTTTTCTACAGAAATAAAAAAATGGATTCCTTTACTTTTTGCTTTTGGAGAAAATATTCCATTCATATAAGAAATAACTTCTTCAAGCTTAAACTCTCCTTCCTCAAGAGTTTGGTACCCAGCCTCGATCTTGGAAAAGTCTAATATATTGTTTAAAATTTCAATAAGTAGAGATGACGCATTTGTGATTCGAGATAGATAGTCTTTTTGTTCTTTTGACATTTGAGTATCTTGAAGTAAATACACAAGACCCAAAATCCCATTGAGTGGTGTTCGTATTTCGTGGCTCATATTTGCCAAAAATTCGCTTTTTAACCGATTGGATTTCTCCGCTATTTTTTTTGCTTCCCTAAGCTCATTCTCGATTTGCTTTCGCTTTTCAATATTGCGAGTAATTCCGAGAACTTCAACTTCCTTATTTTCGTTAAATTGATAACGGGTTGCGGTTTCGATCCAGATCAACTCTCCATTTTTTTTGTATTGTTGCAACTCGTCATAACTGATTATTGGGTCATTGGGATATGCCAAAAATATTGGGAGTCTTTTAGATACACTATCCTTCACTTTCTTAACGGATTCAGGTGAAAGTGAGTCTTCAAGTGATTCATTCATAGCTTCTTCTGGAGTTAGACCTCTAAGAGAAAAAATAGACGGACTGATATACGTAAACCTATTCTCTGTTAAATTTAAAACCCAGATTACATCAGTAGAATTTTCTGCTAATAAACGATATTTCTTTTCGCTTTCAGATAAAGTTTTTGCTATTTTGTGTTTATCGGTTACATTTCTGACAATTACAATCACCTCGTCTAAAGCCACAGGAATAATTCTTGCCTCATACTGTTGAACTCCTAATTTTGGTATGTCCAATTCATACTCAAAAGTTTCAAGAGACTGAGTAGAAAAAACTTTTTTCATCACCTTATCTACTAAAGTGACTATATTTTGAGGCATAGTGTCTTGAAAAGATTTTCCGATAATAGAATTGGCTTGATGAAACAACTCTTTTTCGTCTGCCTTATAATCTAAAAATACCCCTTGAGAATTGAGCCGAAACACAAGATCCGGAATAGCTTCAAGCATAGCCTGAGACCTTTTCTCTAAAATTGTATTTTCTGAAATAGAAATAACTTCTTTAGATATATCTTCTAAAATTACTAAAGACACTTCTTCAAAATCAACGTGTCGAAAATTCGTAGTGCGACTTTTTGTCCAAAAAAGGCTTCCATCCTTTTTCAAACTCAATTCTATCTTAGAGTTCAAACCAAACTGCTTTTGCAATTCTTCTTTTTTGGCTTCTAATTCTTGACTGATTTCTTTGGGCTTGAGTAAACTCTCGTATTTTCCTATTACTTCCTTTTTTTTATAACCAAAAATACGATCCAATACGGAGTTTGTATAAACTATTTTCCCCGTATCTTTTTTTATAAGATAAACCGCATCTGTCATGCTTTCTATAATTTGTAAGTAAAACTTCAGCCTTCTTTCCCATTTATAAAAAATATAAGTAGAGGTAAGACTAAAAATGATAAATATAAAAATAGAAAAGTAAGAACTTGGCTTTACGGAAAATGAAAACTCCGGAGGGATGAAAAAATATATCGCACCAAACGCACACACAAAAGTATTTATAATTCCAACCCGGTATCCACCCAAGTAAGTACTTGTAAGAACAGCAGGAAAAAGTACGACCCAAGTGTAAGGAGCAATTTGCTGCCCCAAAATCCACCGTAAATACATCGCTACCCAAGGGAGTAATAAACTTATTGCAATTTGTAAATGCTTCATATTAAAAAAAATATTTTGAGTTATGATTAAAGTTTTAGCTTACGATATTCTTCTAAAAACACAATTCTTCATTTCCAAAGAAATAAAACTTAGGAAAAGTGCAAAGGATTTTTTCTTGTTGCATAATGACTTCTCCCTATTTTCGATTTCATACAAATCTATCCATTAAAATTTCTATACACTGAATTTACAAAAAAAACTTTACATAAATAAAATTAAAAACGTCTAACAAATAAAACAAAATTCAATAGGAGTTAGTATGTTAAAATCTTTTTTGTTAGTAATTTCCATAATTTTCTATTTTGGAAATTGTGAGCACCACCACGAATCAAGCGAGCACCACCACGCAAAAGCAGGGTATCCCGAATTGGATAACGGGAAAAAATGGCAGTCAGACTCACCCACAAAATCTGGTTTTGCTAAATTGACAGAAGACTTAAAAAAGTTTGAGGACAAGAAGAAAGGAAAACTTACAGTTCAAGATTATAATGAGTTTGCAAAAATTTCTACTGCAAGTATAGACTCTATTTTTGCCTCTTGCACAATGAAGGGCAAAAGCCACGAAGAGCTGCATAAATACATTGCCTTATTATTAGAAGACATCAAATCTCTAAAAGGAAATGAATTAAACTCTTCCAAAGAATCTTTCGAAAAACTAAAAACCAATCTCGGAAAATTTAACGATTTTTTTGAATAGGTGTAGGCTAAATTTAGCTGGGGTTTACCAGCTAAATTTTCCTGATTTATCGTACTTAAAACTCATCACGCCTTCGTTTGGTAGAGCTGGAATTTTTATTCCGGAGGATCCAGTGAGCCTGAAATCTGTGCTTCTTAGTTTTACTGCATTGGCAACAGATTGAGAAAGACTTTTCAACGGAAAT from Leptospiraceae bacterium encodes:
- a CDS encoding PAS domain S-box protein: MKHLQIAISLLLPWVAMYLRWILGQQIAPYTWVVLFPAVLTSTYLGGYRVGIINTFVCAFGAIYFFIPPEFSFSVKPSSYFSIFIFIIFSLTSTYIFYKWERRLKFYLQIIESMTDAVYLIKKDTGKIVYTNSVLDRIFGYKKKEVIGKYESLLKPKEISQELEAKKEELQKQFGLNSKIELSLKKDGSLFWTKSRTTNFRHVDFEEVSLVILEDISKEVISISENTILEKRSQAMLEAIPDLVFRLNSQGVFLDYKADEKELFHQANSIIGKSFQDTMPQNIVTLVDKVMKKVFSTQSLETFEYELDIPKLGVQQYEARIIPVALDEVIVIVRNVTDKHKIAKTLSESEKKYRLLAENSTDVIWVLNLTENRFTYISPSIFSLRGLTPEEAMNESLEDSLSPESVKKVKDSVSKRLPIFLAYPNDPIISYDELQQYKKNGELIWIETATRYQFNENKEVEVLGITRNIEKRKQIENELREAKKIAEKSNRLKSEFLANMSHEIRTPLNGILGLVYLLQDTQMSKEQKDYLSRITNASSLLIEILNNILDFSKIEAGYQTLEEGEFKLEEVISYMNGIFSPKAKSKGIHFFISVENGVPNFLYGDKLHINQILQNLVSNSLKFTEKGEIQVQFSVKEFMENDFVLSVIVRDTGIGIPESFLPTLFNSFAQADESNARKYGGTGLGLAICKKLVHLMGGEIEVQSVVGEGTTFRFTVRLKKIKSISPENKISNSDNATELSESSNEIELLKKTRILLAEDNDLNQLIAKKVFQKLGLNLEIAENGLKAVELISKNNYDAVLMDVQMPIMDGIEATKRIRLDKKNQNLPIIAVSAAAMAEDREKSISAGMNDHIAKPFEPVILINTLQKWIFGNKS